From a region of the Constantimarinum furrinae genome:
- a CDS encoding glycosyltransferase gives MKSRLIVLMAHFNNPEGLEKSLRTIDEPFKVDVLVVDDGSEQRPNEEQLQKIYTNGRLIFDYLETNLGVGVAANRALQLAQEMDYELIARLDCGDFNHKGKYQRQLEYLDNNPDVKLLGTWARVLDDKGNFKHMLKHPCAYEQIKKKMYFNSMFLNPSVVFYTEILKTVGNYPYKYRRAAQDYAFFFKVIRQYKAENLPEVLIDYIIEPHSISTTKRRLQVKNRISIVLDNFYFGWYPVLGLFRGMLLYLFPRKATTFIKKYTKRN, from the coding sequence ATGAAAAGCAGGCTAATCGTTTTAATGGCACATTTTAATAACCCTGAAGGGTTGGAGAAGTCGTTGCGTACCATAGATGAGCCTTTTAAAGTTGACGTATTGGTCGTAGACGATGGGAGTGAACAAAGGCCAAACGAAGAACAATTGCAGAAAATTTATACTAATGGCAGACTGATATTCGATTATCTTGAAACCAATTTGGGGGTTGGAGTAGCGGCAAACCGAGCGCTGCAGTTGGCTCAGGAAATGGACTATGAATTGATCGCGCGTCTTGATTGTGGTGATTTTAATCACAAGGGGAAATATCAAAGACAGTTAGAATATTTAGATAATAATCCGGATGTAAAACTACTGGGTACTTGGGCCAGAGTGTTAGATGATAAAGGTAATTTTAAGCATATGCTTAAACATCCGTGTGCATACGAACAGATAAAAAAGAAGATGTATTTTAACAGCATGTTCTTAAATCCGTCTGTTGTTTTTTATACTGAAATCTTAAAAACCGTAGGGAATTATCCCTACAAATACAGGAGAGCCGCACAGGATTACGCATTCTTTTTTAAGGTGATACGACAATATAAGGCCGAGAATCTACCGGAAGTGTTGATAGACTATATTATTGAGCCTCATTCAATATCAACAACTAAAAGAAGACTTCAGGTTAAAAATCGAATATCCATTGTTTTAGACAACTTTTATTTTGGATGGTATCCGGTTTTAGGATTGTTTCGGGGCATGCTGTTGTATTTATTTCCACGTAAAGCAACAACGTTTATTAAAAAGTACACCAAAAGGAACTAA
- a CDS encoding MATE family efflux transporter, whose protein sequence is MGRINIIEYLKGNLVNKSLKVLLLRIAGVLFFFLLSLFLTNFYDPELVGKYDFVRSGLLILGGICLLGTNQAIIYYSGVLLAQESLGGLKSVYTKMVAIILGTSAVFVGIVAVTNDSFFNEFFNKEDAAKLIFQIVLVLAAFALTMLNIDTLRGLKRTLFSELYRNIFRYLPFFLGAVALYFAQSMTWLVEVYLLGFIILAIASSIQVAVAFNRKQFEDKGIRYTYNSIFRKSYPMALSAVSYFMMQSVDIILLGKFSTFETVAYYSVAVKLATATSLALHSVTIIIAPKIAEIYKKQELTQLKEMIKSSARLIFILSVPALLILSLFATFFLGIFGSQYEIAKEALWILLLGQLFNTLCGPVAIYMNMTGKQNKLHQILIFGFVTNLLLNWFLIPDYGMLGAASATAISMILWNLAAVVYTYRKDRIKTYLS, encoded by the coding sequence ATGGGTAGAATAAATATCATTGAGTATTTAAAGGGCAATCTTGTAAACAAGAGCCTAAAGGTATTGCTATTGCGTATTGCAGGAGTATTATTTTTCTTTTTACTTTCCTTGTTTCTTACAAATTTTTATGACCCAGAACTTGTGGGCAAATATGATTTTGTACGATCTGGTCTTCTTATTCTGGGAGGTATTTGTCTGCTCGGTACAAATCAGGCTATTATTTATTATTCAGGAGTGCTTCTTGCTCAGGAATCATTGGGAGGACTAAAAAGTGTCTATACCAAGATGGTCGCCATTATCTTAGGCACTTCGGCGGTGTTCGTAGGCATAGTAGCTGTAACCAACGACAGTTTCTTTAATGAATTTTTCAATAAGGAAGATGCCGCCAAACTCATCTTTCAAATTGTATTGGTGCTTGCAGCCTTTGCCCTTACCATGTTAAATATTGATACGTTACGCGGATTAAAACGCACGCTTTTTTCAGAATTATACCGCAATATTTTTAGATACCTACCCTTCTTTCTTGGAGCCGTTGCCCTGTATTTTGCCCAATCTATGACGTGGCTGGTCGAAGTATATCTGTTAGGATTTATAATTTTAGCCATTGCCTCTTCAATTCAGGTGGCTGTTGCGTTTAATCGAAAACAGTTTGAAGATAAAGGGATTCGATATACTTACAACAGTATCTTCAGAAAATCATACCCTATGGCATTGAGCGCTGTGTCTTATTTTATGATGCAGAGCGTCGATATTATTTTACTCGGTAAATTTTCTACTTTTGAAACAGTGGCTTATTATTCGGTAGCCGTAAAATTGGCAACAGCAACTTCTCTGGCGCTTCATTCAGTCACCATTATTATTGCTCCTAAAATTGCGGAAATTTATAAAAAACAAGAGCTAACCCAATTGAAAGAGATGATCAAAAGCAGTGCTCGATTAATATTTATCCTAAGCGTTCCAGCCCTACTGATCCTCAGCTTATTTGCCACTTTTTTTCTGGGCATTTTCGGATCACAGTATGAAATTGCTAAGGAGGCCCTTTGGATCTTATTACTGGGACAACTGTTTAATACGCTTTGTGGTCCGGTAGCGATTTATATGAATATGACCGGAAAGCAAAACAAACTTCATCAGATCCTTATTTTTGGTTTTGTCACAAATTTATTACTTAATTGGTTTTTAATTCCCGATTACGGCATGCTGGGTGCAGCTTCAGCAACTGCTATTAGCATGATTCTATGGAATTTAGCAGCCGTTGTGTATACGTATAGAAAAGACCGTATAAAAACCTATTTGTCTTAA
- a CDS encoding O-antigen ligase family protein, which produces MKKEPDIALEKEKITLWQIIAAMVMVGIFYIPFSSFKGPAFMGEYQREPAAIFMVLAVLFLGIQAVITRKINLPFKNLLFQALLVLMGWFVLTFFINIVDISQYYFKETSGIERFIRQFAVLIISGILFLVTFYNVFRRYDNITLFYKVRKVFFYSMLMVTSYGILEILIIKFNMVFFYNILWIYKWFPFTDVYLHFGHDRISSVTYEAPALATYLLTVSGWMFSYIITEKGLKRFLPAIAVIVLALFSDSRAGLVIIGVQVLLFGFLLIKKKEHHSLFLKLIGLSAVLIFAVGIFKGKVIAEYITEKITSFGVQDDNHSISNRSRFGIQYASYEVFKENPIVGVGYGMQAYEAKDKYPNWATVGNWEFKLKYLNQTFPSFPPGYNVYTRILAETGIIGMILFLLFLTLIIAACLSLIRKNDDRYLLALVVLISMVGFCFNWLKMDTIRVFGFWVSFALLLKMTGTTVFKQNKAKGDG; this is translated from the coding sequence TTGAAAAAAGAGCCAGACATAGCACTAGAAAAAGAGAAGATCACCCTGTGGCAGATCATTGCTGCTATGGTCATGGTAGGTATTTTCTATATTCCTTTCAGCTCTTTTAAGGGCCCGGCTTTTATGGGCGAATACCAGAGAGAACCCGCCGCGATCTTTATGGTCTTAGCAGTATTATTTCTGGGAATTCAGGCAGTCATTACCAGGAAGATCAACCTGCCATTTAAGAATCTTCTCTTTCAAGCACTTCTGGTTTTAATGGGATGGTTTGTCCTCACGTTTTTTATCAATATTGTCGATATCTCACAATACTATTTTAAAGAAACATCTGGAATTGAACGATTTATAAGGCAATTTGCGGTACTTATCATTTCCGGGATATTGTTCTTAGTAACCTTCTACAATGTGTTCAGACGCTATGATAATATCACCCTCTTTTACAAGGTAAGGAAGGTGTTCTTTTACAGCATGTTGATGGTTACATCCTACGGAATATTAGAGATCCTTATTATAAAGTTTAATATGGTCTTTTTCTATAATATTTTGTGGATCTATAAGTGGTTTCCATTTACCGATGTTTACCTGCATTTTGGACACGATAGAATTTCTTCAGTTACCTACGAAGCCCCTGCCTTAGCGACGTACTTGCTTACAGTTTCGGGATGGATGTTCAGTTATATCATTACCGAAAAAGGGCTGAAACGGTTTTTACCCGCCATCGCAGTGATTGTATTGGCGCTATTCTCAGATTCGCGAGCCGGACTGGTCATCATTGGCGTTCAGGTGTTATTGTTTGGATTCCTTCTTATTAAGAAAAAGGAGCATCACAGTTTATTTCTGAAGCTTATTGGACTTAGTGCCGTTCTCATTTTTGCTGTAGGAATTTTTAAGGGAAAAGTCATTGCAGAATATATTACTGAAAAAATTACCTCCTTTGGGGTTCAGGATGACAATCACAGTATTTCAAACCGATCCAGATTCGGAATTCAATATGCCAGCTATGAGGTATTTAAGGAGAACCCCATAGTGGGTGTAGGCTACGGGATGCAGGCCTATGAAGCCAAAGATAAATACCCGAACTGGGCGACCGTCGGCAACTGGGAATTCAAGTTAAAATATTTAAATCAGACATTCCCTAGTTTTCCCCCGGGATATAATGTTTACACTCGAATACTGGCGGAAACCGGAATCATAGGGATGATATTGTTTTTGCTTTTTCTCACTCTAATTATTGCCGCTTGTTTATCTCTTATACGAAAAAACGATGATCGCTATTTACTCGCTTTAGTAGTATTAATATCGATGGTAGGTTTTTGCTTTAACTGGCTAAAAATGGACACTATACGTGTTTTTGGATTTTGGGTGAGCTTTGCCCTCCTTCTTAAAATGACCGGCACTACAGTGTTTAAACAGAATAAAGCTAAGGGGGATGGGTAG
- a CDS encoding sulfotransferase family protein — MKLPNFIVAGFPKCGSTSLYYYLYEHPEIFLPKQKELHYFTYDIIKKQDAGKNDKAVKRFHYGSLKEYKKLYKEAKNEKAVGDVSPSYANYPSVIPKIKDTLGNDTKVIITLRDPIKRAYSNYLHLVREGRESLPFYEALLAEETRREQQYSDFWYYTFNSLYAEKIKQIKANFDNVLIITFEEFVRDQEKGIREIYNFLEVSESFIPENLDTQFNPGGVYEANTITKFIFGQNKLKTLIKKTVPLTSTLKQIKIKTINKYKKPTPGIDQRSEAFLVEIFKEDVKRLKEFGVKTQYWNEKLTE, encoded by the coding sequence ATGAAACTGCCAAATTTTATTGTAGCCGGTTTTCCTAAATGTGGCTCAACCTCTTTATATTATTATCTGTATGAACATCCGGAGATCTTCTTGCCCAAGCAAAAGGAGCTGCATTATTTTACATACGATATCATAAAAAAGCAGGATGCAGGAAAGAATGATAAGGCTGTTAAGCGCTTTCACTACGGATCTTTAAAGGAGTACAAAAAACTGTATAAAGAAGCAAAAAACGAAAAGGCAGTTGGTGATGTCTCACCTTCGTATGCCAATTATCCATCTGTGATCCCAAAGATCAAGGATACTTTGGGAAATGATACCAAAGTGATCATTACATTAAGAGACCCAATTAAACGAGCCTATTCTAATTATTTGCACCTGGTAAGAGAAGGGCGTGAAAGTTTGCCGTTTTATGAAGCACTTTTGGCCGAGGAAACTCGCCGTGAACAACAGTATTCAGATTTTTGGTACTATACCTTTAATTCGTTATATGCTGAAAAAATAAAACAGATCAAAGCAAATTTTGATAATGTATTGATCATCACATTTGAAGAATTTGTTCGGGATCAGGAAAAGGGAATTCGGGAGATTTATAATTTTTTAGAGGTTTCAGAATCGTTTATCCCGGAAAACCTAGATACGCAGTTCAATCCCGGAGGGGTATATGAAGCGAACACGATCACTAAATTTATATTTGGTCAGAATAAGCTCAAGACCCTTATAAAGAAAACAGTTCCGTTAACCTCAACGCTTAAACAGATCAAGATCAAAACTATAAATAAGTATAAAAAACCAACCCCTGGAATTGATCAACGCTCTGAAGCCTTTTTGGTTGAAATATTTAAGGAGGATGTAAAAAGACTGAAAGAATTTGGAGTTAAAACGCAATATTGGAACGAGAAATTAACAGAGTAA